The Paraburkholderia dioscoreae DNA window TGGTGCGTTCAGACTCGACCCAGCCGCTGCTGTCGTCACGCTGGCATGCGCGGTCCTGGGCAGTGTTCAGCCGGTACGCGCACAGGCGTCCGAACCGGTTCAAGCGGGCGCAGCCGTGGAGTTCGACACAACATTTCTGCGCGTCGATTCGAATGCAACGGTGGACGTCACGCGGTTTGCGCATGGCAACGCGGTATCCGCAGGCGTTTATTCCGTCGACCTGTTTATCAACGGTATTCGTGTTGCGCGCCATGATGTGCGTTTTGTGGCCGCGAGCGAAAAGACTGCGGCGCGACCTTGCTTCAGCCGGCAAATGCTGGAAACGCTTGGCGTCGACTTTGCCAAGGTCGCTGCGAATAACGAGGCGAAGGCGGTAACCGACGCCGGCGCTACCGGCGAATGCATCGACCTCGCGGCAGCCGTGCCCGACGCTACGGCGGACTTCGACTTCGCGGAACAAAAGATTGCCCTTAACGTACCGCAAAAATATATGCGAAACGTTGCGCGCGGTTACGTGCCGCCCGAGATGTGGCAGAACGGAGTCAACGCAGCTTTCCTGAGCTACAACGCGAACGCTTACCACAGCGGCGGATCTGGAGTCGAATCGACCCAGAGCTATGTCGGTTTGAATGCCGGGGTGAACCTCGGCGCATGGCACTTTCGCCATCAGTCGTCGGTGACCCAGCAAGGTGGCGCCGCCACGCAATTCGACAACATTGCGACCTACCTTCAGCGTGACATCATCACGATGAAGTCGCAATTGACCGTCGGCGACGGCTATACGACCGGCGATGTTTTCGACAGCGTGCAATTTCGCGGCGCGCAGATCGCCACCGACGACCGCATGCTGCCAGAATCCCTGCGAGGCTACGCGCCGATCGTGCGTGGCACGGCTGAATCGAACGCACGCGTGACGGTTCGTCAGAACGGCCAGGTGATCTACGAAACCACCGTCTCGCCGGGTCCGTTCGAAATCAACGACCTTTACGCGACCGGCTATGGCGGCAACCTGGATGTCACCGTCACCGAAGCCAACGGCCGTACGAAAAGCTTCACTGTGCCTTACGCCTCGGTTGCCCAGTCGTTGCGGCCCGGCACCACACGGTTTTCAGTCACCGCCGGCGAGCTCCGCAATTCCACGCTGGAGACAAACCCGAATTTCGCGCAGTTCACGTTACAGCGGGGGCTAACCAATCTGGTCACGGTCTATGGTGGCGCCGTGGCTGCTAACGGTTATATGGCCGCCGACGTGGGCGCCGCACTGAACACGAAGTTCGGCGCGCTGTCAGCTGACGTGACAGGCGCTCAAACGCAGATTCCGGATCAGGGTATGTCGCGCGGCACCAGCTTGCGCATCGGATACAGCAAGTTCATCGATCCGACCAACACGAACATTGCACTCGCGGCGTATCGCTATTCGACGGCGGGGTACATGAACCTGTCGGATGCAGCGTCCGTGCGTGACCTCGCTATGCACGGCGGCGATCCGGATTCGGTGTACCGGCAGCGCAACCGTTTTCAGGTCACGCTCAATCAGAATTTCAAGGAATACGGGACGGTCTTTCTGAACGCTTCCGCTCAGCAATACTGGAATCGCAGCGGCAGCGATGTGTTCTACCAGGCTGGTTATAACAATCGTTTCAAGTACGGCACGTACAGTATCAGCGCAGGGCGCACACGCAACTCGAACGGGTCAATGTCGGACCAGATCATGTTGAGTACCACGTTGCCGCTCGGTCGTGACCAGTATTCGCCCCTGCTGTCGACGAACCTCGGCAGTTCGGGCGGAAACACCAACCTGCAGGCCAACGTGAGCGGCTCGCTGGGCGAGCGCAACCAGTATTCGTATAGCGCGTATGGGGCGTACGGCGACGGCTCGGGCGCCAGTACCGCGAGCGCGGGCGCGAGCGGCACCTATCGCGCGCCATACGCGCAGTTGACGGGATCGGCGAGCGGGGGAACCGGCTCGAGCCAGGTGTCGGCGGGTATCAGCGGGTCGATCGTCGCGCATCCGGGGGGTGTCACGTTCTCGCAGACGGTGGGCGACACGTTCGGCGTGATCGAAGCACCCGGCGCCGCAGGCGCGAGCGTGACCAGTTCCCCCGGCGTCAAGCTCAATGGACGCGGCTTTGCGGTCGTTCCGTACCTGACGCCATACGGCATCAACACCGTGGATATCGATCCGAAGGGCACGTCGACCGATGTGGAATTTGAGTCGACGTCGGAGCAGGCGGTGCCGCGATTGGGTTCGGTGGTGATGATCAAGTACAAGACGGTGACCGGCCGCGCGGCGTTGATTCGTGCACCGCAGCCTGGCGACAAGGCGCTGCCATTTGGCGCGGACGTGGTCGACGGCAACGGCAAGACCGTGGGTATCGTCGCGCAGGACAGCCGGATTTTCGCGCGCGGACTCGAGGACAAAGGCTCGCTGTTCGTGAAATGGGGCGCGTCGGCCTCCGGGCAATGTCGTATCGATTACATGTTGCCGCCGCAAACAGGTAAGGCAGGAGCGGCCTACACGTCTGTGGAAGGGCACTGCGTGGGTGAGACGCTAACCGAAAAGGCGAACCTTGCTTCCGGCAGTACCAGGCAAACAAATTCGAAGAGCAATTAAATGTCTGCGTTCAAGTTCTGTCCACAACGATCCGGTCGTCTTGACGGACAACACGGACCCGTTCAATCGGTCCAATGTTCTCACTCCGGCCGCGGACTCGACCGCAAAGGGGATTGGTCTTCAGATATTGAATAACAAAGGCGCGCTGGTGTCGTTCGGATCGGACTCATCGGAGCCCTTTACGACCAACCAATGGCTCATCGGTGCGTCACCTGACGGCCGGCTACAAGTGCCTTTGACCGTGCAATAGGTGCGAACGGGGGACGTGGAGGCTGGCTCGATCACAGCACTCGCCACTTTCACGATGTCGTATCAGTAAAGCTTTTGGGGTGGACCCGCCTGAAGCTTCTCCGCCGCACCAGCCCCTTTTCGATACGTCATTCCCTATGACGTGTATCATTCGTTCCCTGCGCTGTTCTGCGCTGGCGATTCCCGTATTGTCGAACGCTCGTTCGTGACCTGTTTCCAACGCGGTCGAGTTGCCGTTGTGACGCGGGCCGCCGGCCCAACTCCCGCAGCCCGACGCCGCCGCGCAAGGCGTGGCACACCGGTAGCCACAAGCCGCCGGGAACCGCCCGAACCCCTATCCGTGACCGCCAGACCCGATGTCAGTCTCCGAACTCAAACGCCGCCGCACGTTCGCGGTCATTTCCCACCCGGACGCGGGTAAGACCACGCTCACGGAAAAGCTGCTGCTGTTCTCGGGCGCGATTCAGATCGCGGGCACCGTGAAGGGCCGCAAGAGCAACCGCTACGCGACGTCCGACTGGATGGAGATCGAAAAGCAGCGGGGCATTTCGGTGGCGAGTTCGGTGATGCAGTTCGAGTACGGCGACGCCGTCATCAATCTGCTCGACACGCCGGGCCACGAAGACTTCTCTGAAGATACCTACCGCGTGCTCACCGCGGTCGACGCCGCCGTGATGGTGATCGACGGCGCGAACGGTGTCGAAGCGCAAACGCTCAAACTGCTCGAAGTCTGCCGCAGCCGCAAGACGCCGATCGTCACTTTCATCAACAAGCTCGACCGGGAAGTGCGCGAGCCGCTCGAACTGCTCGACGAAATCGAGCAGCACCTGGGTGTCGCCGCCGTGCCGTTCACATGGCCGATCGGCATGGGCAAGGATTTCCAGGGCGTCTACGACATCCAGCGCGATCAGGTGCGCCTGTTCCGCGCGGGGCAGGACAAGGCGGGCGGCGAGGTCGAAACGCTGCACGCGCTCAGCGACGAAGAAGGCGAACGCCGCTTCGGCCATGCCTGGGTCAAGGCGAAGGAAGAGATCGATCTGATCACCGGCGCGTCGCCGGATTTCGATCGCGAGCAGTTTCTCGCCGGTCAGCAATCGCCGGTGCTGTTCGGCTCGGCGATCAACAACTTCGGCGTGAAGGAAATTCTCGACGCGCTGGTCGATCTGGCGCCGCCGCCTTCCATGCGCATGACCGTGCAGCGGCCCGTGATGCCGGACGAACCGAAGTTCACCGGCGTCGTGTTCAAGGTGCAGGCGAACATGGATCTGGCCCACCGCGACCGCGTGGCATTCATCCGTGTGTGCTCGGGGCATTTCGAACGCGGCATGGCCGTGAAGGTGACGCGCACGAACAAGACGTTCCGCGCGAACAACGTGGTGACGTTCCTGTCGCAGCGTCGTGAGACGGTGAGCGAGGCCTATCCGGGCGACATCATCGGTATTCCGAATCATGGCACGCTGAGTCTCGGCGATACGCTGACCGAAGGCGAGCAACTGCAGTTCGTCGGCCTGCCGTTCTTCGCACCGGAAATTTTCCAGACGGTGGAAGTGGTCGATCCCATGCGCGCCAAGCAACTTGGCGAAGCGCTCAAGCAACTCGGCGAGGAAGGCGCGATCCAGGTGTTCCGTCCGGAAGTGGGCGGCTTGATGATTCTCGGCGCGGTCGGGCAACTGCAGTTCGAAGTGGTGTCGCACCGTTTGTCGACCGAATACAAGGTCGACGTGCGCATGGCGCCGGCGCGTTACCGCATGTCGCGCTGGGTGACTTGCGACGATGCCGCCGAACTGCGCCGCTTCACCGATTCATACGCGGCGCGGATTGCGCTCGACGCTTCGGATGCACCGACTTATCTCGCGTCGCACGTGTCGGAGATCGAAGTCGCGCAGAAGGCATGGCCGAAAATCGTGTTCAACGAATTGCGCGAGCATTCTGGCGCACCGTTCAAGAGGGCGATGTAAATCCGCAGCGACGGTAGTCGAACGCAAAGCAAGGCAAAGCAAGACAAGCAAATGGCCCCGCCAGAAACGGGGCCATTTGCGTTAACGGCGCTACGACGATTTGTATGCTGCGTCGGCCAGCCGCGCGTTGTCTCCCAAAGACACGCCCTTCCTGGTGCGGTGCCAACCGGCTGCCTGACGGAAGCGCCGCGCGAGCGCCCGACTTCGCCTATGCTGACGAAGACGCACGCCTGACCGCCAGGCGGCTTGCCTTCCCCAGTTTCCGGAGCGCCCGTGACCGTTCGCAATCTCGACGCCTTGTTTCGACCCAAATCCGTCGCCGTGATCGGCGCTTCCGAGCGGCCGGGCAGCACCGGCGCGATGGTGTGGACGCGCGTGCTGGACGGCGGCTTCGAAGGCCCGCTCTGGCCGGTCAACCCGAAGTACCCGACGCTCGGCGGCCATGCCGTGATCGGCGAGACCGGCGACTTGCCGGAAGCGCCCACGGTCGCCGTGATCTGCACGCCTCCGGCCACATGGCCGGGCATCATCCATAAGCTCGGCGGCTTGGGCACGCGCGCGGCGATCATCGTGGGCGAGGTGCGCAGCGATGACGACCGGCTCGCGTTGCGGCATGCGCTCTCGGCGGCACGGCCCAATCTGCTGCGGATCGTCGGGCCAGGCAGTCTCGGCGTGGTGTCGCCGGCGCTGCACGCGCATCTGGGTGCGCCGTCGTGCACGGTGAAGGCGGGCGGTGTCGCGTGGGTGTCGCAGTCGAATGCGCTGACCAATGCCGTGCTCGGCTGGGCACAGGCGCGCGGCCTCGGCTTTTCGCATGCCGTGGCGCTCGGCGCAGAGGCGGACGTGGACGCGGGCGACGTGCTCGACTATCTGGCCAGCGATCCCGGTACGCGCGCCATCCTGCTCGAACTGGACAGCGTGCGCGCGGCGCGCAAGTTCATGTCGGCGGCCCGCGCGGCGGCGCGCAACAAACCGGTTCTGGCGCTACGCTCCGGCCGCGCCGATCCCGCCGACGCGCTCTACACGGCCGCTTTCCGCCGCGCGGGCATGGTGCGGGTCGATTCGCTCGACGATCTGCTCGACGAAATCGAGACGCTGGGCGTGGGCCGCGTGGCGGCGGGCGCCACGGCCACGCTGATTACCAGCGACAGCGGCCTTGCCACGCTCGCCTGCGACGCCTTTGCCGCGGCCGGTGATACGCTCGCGCCGTGGCCCGACGAAGCGTCCGAGGCTCTGCGGCAGGCATTGCCGCATGCCGTCGGCGGCAATCCGCTGCGGCTTGGCGACGACGCGCGCCCCGAGCACTTCGGGACCGCCCTCGAACTGCTCGCGAACCAGCGCGGTTCGGGAACGGCGTTCGTCGTGCATGCGTCGACGCACAGTGCGCCGGTGGGCGAGGTGGCGCAGGCCTTGATCGCGAATCAGCGCTTCGCGTATCGCGGCTTGCTCGCGTGCTTTTTTGGCGGCGTGGATGCCGCCACGCGCGACGCGCTGCACGCTCAGGGCATTCCGGTTCACACGACGCCGCAGCGGCTCGCGCGCGCCTTCGCGCGGCTGGTCGACTATCGAATGGGGCGCGAACTGCTGATGCAAACGCCCGAGGGTTTGCCGGCGCAAATCCCCGCCGCGATCGATGCAGCTCAAGCACAGGCGCGCGAGGCGCTCGCGGAAGGTGGGCATCAACTAATCGGCGTAGCGGCGGCGCAGTTTCTTGAGCGTTTTGGCTTACAGGTGGAAACGGCCCCGCAGGCATTGGACGGCGCGGAAGCGAGCCCCGGTTCAACTGGCAAGCCCATCGTCGACATCGTCGTCGAGCTTCACGACGACGACAACTTCGGCCCCGTATTCCGTTTCACGGCACCAGCGGTCGACGGCATATCCGAACCGCTGCGCGTCTACGGTTTGCCGCCGCTCAATCCCATGCTCGCGCGCGACATCGTCGCGCGTTCGCGCTACGCGCAGCTGATTACGCCGGACCCGGCATTGGCTGCGCTGACGGCGCTCTCGCAAGCGGTGTGCGATGTAAGGGAAATCGTCGGTCTCAGGCTGACACTGCGGGTGTATCGCGATCGCGTGACGGTCGTCGGTCCTTCATTGAGCGTTGCGGCAACGCGCAGCCGTCTCGCGATCGTGCCCTATCCGCGCCGCTTCGAAGAGACGCTGGACTGGCAAGGCTTGCGGGTAACGGTGCGGCCGATCCGTCCGGAAGACGAGACCGCGCACCATGACTTTGTCGAAGCCATGACGCCTGAAGATTTGCGCCTGCGATTCTTCGGCGCGGTGGGCAGTTTCGACCACTCGCAACTCGCGCGAATGACGCAGATCGACTACGACCGCGAAATGGCGCTGATCGCCACCGTGCAAAGCGAAGAAGGTTTCACGCGGACGCTGGGCGTGGTGCGGGCGGTCGCCGATCCCGACAACGAAACAGCCGAATTCGCGGTGGCGGTGCGCTCGGACCAGAAAGGCCGGCGCCTCGGCCAGTTGCTGATGGACCGGATTATCAGATACGCGCGGGCGCGCGGCATCCATTGGCTGATCGGCGAAGCGCTGCGCGAGAACGTCGCGATGATCGCGCTCGCCAAAGCTAGCGGCTTCACGATGACGCGAACGGAAGATCCGGGTGTCGTCGGCTTTCGTATGGCGCTGGATGAACCGGCCGAACCGGGCACGGGGAGCGCGGCGCCAACCGCGCCGGGTTGAACGGATCACTGTTGCGTTGCCTTTACAGCAGGCTGCGCAAACGGCCAAGATAGTTGCTGCGGCGGTGATCGAAGCAGCGAGAGGCGCTGAAGGCCTCTCGCCACAAGAAGCGTGAAGGAAGGGAGCACCTTCTTCAGGCCGGCAGTTTGGCAGCGGCTTCGTCGACTTGCGTGCGCGTTACCGACAGTTCTTCGAGCCATGCGTCGCCATACACCGCACCGGTTTCGCGCTCCAGGCGCGCGATGGTCGCCGCGCAACGGTTCGCATCCTTCGGCGTCGCGATGAACGACTTGACCGAGTCACCGGCTTTGAACGCGTCGAACAAGGGCACGCGAATATCGTCGGGCAGCGGACGGGTCGTCCACTGATACGGTTTGCCGTTAAACGTGAATTGCGGCGGCAGCACGCGTTCTTTCTTCGCGGCCGGAATCAGACCGAAGGTGCGCGCGGCGTCGCCGATCTGCTCGGCCGAAAACAGCTCGTCCGGGCTGATGTCGAATTGCTGGATGAAGGTCTCGATGCTCTGCATCGCCGCCGCGCGATCATCACGGCGCTTTTGCGCATGAGCGACGATGTCGCGCAGTTCGTCGGCTTCTTCAGGCGTGATCGTGAAGCTCGACTGCTTCTGCTGGAGTTCGGAAAAACGCTGGAATTCGGAATCGGTCAGAAGTTTCGCCATTGCTTATTGATGAGCGCGCATGAGCGAACCCATGCGGCGTGATTTTTGAGAGGGTCGCCATTCTAAACCATGTGTGCGAGCGGCCGGTTTTCCAGTCCGGGTGCTGGCTTATTGATAGCTCAACGTAAAGGTCATCCGCCCGCGTACCGTGCCTGATTCAACCTTGCCGGTCGAGATATATTGGGCCGTGAGCGGGATGCCAGTCGTGTTCGCCGACGGGCCGACTAGCCATTGATTTGTCGTACCCGGTGCCGCCGAGTCTGGTCCGAAGCTGACCGGCGATCCGCTACTGTCCAGCACACGCAGGCTTATTCCCGAGGCGGTCGAATCGCCTGTGAGCGTTAGATTGCTGGTTGTGTTGCCCGAATCAGTAGCGTCGGTCAGCGTAACGAAAACGTTGGAGCCGGCCTGGCAGGATAGGTCGATGGTGAAATTCGTATTGCCGGCCGTCGCACCCCGCACGGGGAATGCATTGATTGCAACCGGCGGTAGTGGGACGCCCAAAGACGGAGTCGTCACGTCGCAGGTACTAGCGGCGATTGTCGCTGTACCGATCGAAAGCGTAT harbors:
- a CDS encoding fimbria/pilus outer membrane usher protein translates to MKDLPCCRSSVRSTELAGAFRLDPAAAVVTLACAVLGSVQPVRAQASEPVQAGAAVEFDTTFLRVDSNATVDVTRFAHGNAVSAGVYSVDLFINGIRVARHDVRFVAASEKTAARPCFSRQMLETLGVDFAKVAANNEAKAVTDAGATGECIDLAAAVPDATADFDFAEQKIALNVPQKYMRNVARGYVPPEMWQNGVNAAFLSYNANAYHSGGSGVESTQSYVGLNAGVNLGAWHFRHQSSVTQQGGAATQFDNIATYLQRDIITMKSQLTVGDGYTTGDVFDSVQFRGAQIATDDRMLPESLRGYAPIVRGTAESNARVTVRQNGQVIYETTVSPGPFEINDLYATGYGGNLDVTVTEANGRTKSFTVPYASVAQSLRPGTTRFSVTAGELRNSTLETNPNFAQFTLQRGLTNLVTVYGGAVAANGYMAADVGAALNTKFGALSADVTGAQTQIPDQGMSRGTSLRIGYSKFIDPTNTNIALAAYRYSTAGYMNLSDAASVRDLAMHGGDPDSVYRQRNRFQVTLNQNFKEYGTVFLNASAQQYWNRSGSDVFYQAGYNNRFKYGTYSISAGRTRNSNGSMSDQIMLSTTLPLGRDQYSPLLSTNLGSSGGNTNLQANVSGSLGERNQYSYSAYGAYGDGSGASTASAGASGTYRAPYAQLTGSASGGTGSSQVSAGISGSIVAHPGGVTFSQTVGDTFGVIEAPGAAGASVTSSPGVKLNGRGFAVVPYLTPYGINTVDIDPKGTSTDVEFESTSEQAVPRLGSVVMIKYKTVTGRAALIRAPQPGDKALPFGADVVDGNGKTVGIVAQDSRIFARGLEDKGSLFVKWGASASGQCRIDYMLPPQTGKAGAAYTSVEGHCVGETLTEKANLASGSTRQTNSKSN
- a CDS encoding peptide chain release factor 3; its protein translation is MSVSELKRRRTFAVISHPDAGKTTLTEKLLLFSGAIQIAGTVKGRKSNRYATSDWMEIEKQRGISVASSVMQFEYGDAVINLLDTPGHEDFSEDTYRVLTAVDAAVMVIDGANGVEAQTLKLLEVCRSRKTPIVTFINKLDREVREPLELLDEIEQHLGVAAVPFTWPIGMGKDFQGVYDIQRDQVRLFRAGQDKAGGEVETLHALSDEEGERRFGHAWVKAKEEIDLITGASPDFDREQFLAGQQSPVLFGSAINNFGVKEILDALVDLAPPPSMRMTVQRPVMPDEPKFTGVVFKVQANMDLAHRDRVAFIRVCSGHFERGMAVKVTRTNKTFRANNVVTFLSQRRETVSEAYPGDIIGIPNHGTLSLGDTLTEGEQLQFVGLPFFAPEIFQTVEVVDPMRAKQLGEALKQLGEEGAIQVFRPEVGGLMILGAVGQLQFEVVSHRLSTEYKVDVRMAPARYRMSRWVTCDDAAELRRFTDSYAARIALDASDAPTYLASHVSEIEVAQKAWPKIVFNELREHSGAPFKRAM
- a CDS encoding bifunctional acetate--CoA ligase family protein/GNAT family N-acetyltransferase, which translates into the protein MTVRNLDALFRPKSVAVIGASERPGSTGAMVWTRVLDGGFEGPLWPVNPKYPTLGGHAVIGETGDLPEAPTVAVICTPPATWPGIIHKLGGLGTRAAIIVGEVRSDDDRLALRHALSAARPNLLRIVGPGSLGVVSPALHAHLGAPSCTVKAGGVAWVSQSNALTNAVLGWAQARGLGFSHAVALGAEADVDAGDVLDYLASDPGTRAILLELDSVRAARKFMSAARAAARNKPVLALRSGRADPADALYTAAFRRAGMVRVDSLDDLLDEIETLGVGRVAAGATATLITSDSGLATLACDAFAAAGDTLAPWPDEASEALRQALPHAVGGNPLRLGDDARPEHFGTALELLANQRGSGTAFVVHASTHSAPVGEVAQALIANQRFAYRGLLACFFGGVDAATRDALHAQGIPVHTTPQRLARAFARLVDYRMGRELLMQTPEGLPAQIPAAIDAAQAQAREALAEGGHQLIGVAAAQFLERFGLQVETAPQALDGAEASPGSTGKPIVDIVVELHDDDNFGPVFRFTAPAVDGISEPLRVYGLPPLNPMLARDIVARSRYAQLITPDPALAALTALSQAVCDVREIVGLRLTLRVYRDRVTVVGPSLSVAATRSRLAIVPYPRRFEETLDWQGLRVTVRPIRPEDETAHHDFVEAMTPEDLRLRFFGAVGSFDHSQLARMTQIDYDREMALIATVQSEEGFTRTLGVVRAVADPDNETAEFAVAVRSDQKGRRLGQLLMDRIIRYARARGIHWLIGEALRENVAMIALAKASGFTMTRTEDPGVVGFRMALDEPAEPGTGSAAPTAPG